From the genome of Bdellovibrionales bacterium:
AATGCTACTTTATGTCCCGTTTTTGCTCAAAACGGCCCCATTATTCCACTTTTCTTTGACCCCGGAGCTGATCGGATGTTACTAATTATATTAGGAAATTTGATCCGGAGAAACTATGAATAGCACCAGTTTAACAAGTCATGATATCTCGATCGCTGGTGTTTCACTAAGACTTAAAACTTCACACGACGAGCAAATACTTTCAGAAATCCTTGAGCTGGTGAATAAGCGTATTGACCAGGAAGTGGCAAACCTCTCGCCACAAAAGGCCCTCGTCCTAGCGTGTTTACGTTTAGCTGAAGATCTCTACGTTTTTAGACAGAACACTAGCCAAGAATTGAATCATATTGAAAATCTGGCCAATCGTATTCTCTCCGACCTTCAAATCTCCCATTTATAGTTAATGGAATTTTAAGATTTTATTTAAGGATTTCTTTCCGGACGCTCTCACCGCTCAGACAGCCGCGGGAAGCGGAACTCGGGTTCGAACATCCGGAAAGAAATCCTTAAATAAAATCTTAAAATTCCAAAACGAGTGATAGGGCAGTGCTCGAAGTAGGAATTTTGAAGAGTAAGCAAGAGTTACGGAAATTTTATAAAAACAAGATGGCTGAGGCCGCCTCTCATGAGGACCCCGCGATGCTCAGCCGCTTGAATTCGAATCTTGCTCAATTCTTAAAAAATAAGCGTGGGAACTGGGCGGCCTTTAAGCCGCTGGTGGGTGAACCTGATGTTCATCACGCCATAGAACAGTCTCGCTCGTGCCAATGGGTCTTTCCCCGCGTCAGCGGAGAAACCATCAAATTCTGCCGCCCAACTCACGCCAACGGTTTTGTAAAAGGATTTTTCGGCGTTCAGGAGCCTGATGAATCCTCCAGCGAAGTTCCCTTAGAGGACATTGCTGGAGTCTTGGTTCCTGGATTGGCCTTCGACACCGAAGGGGCTCGATTAGGTCGCGGGAAAGCCTTTTACGACAAGACATTAATGAACTACAGGGGCGAAAGGGTCGGAATTGCGTTTTCATTCCAGGTGGAAGAAGACGGCCTGCCTTTAGAGCCATGGGATATAAAAATGAGCGCTCTGGTGACAGAAAACCAAGTTTACGAGATCGAGCGCCAATTACAGGAGTATTAAATCATGGGAATGGAAATTATTTTTCTAGTTGTTGGATTTGTTGTCGGAGCTGGCTTGTTTGCCGCTTACCGCTTTATGGTCGACAATAAAAAGAAAAAGGGCGCTCAAATGGAAGCGAACCGAATTTTAAATAAAGCACGAAGTGAACTGGCTCGTCTCGAGAAAGAGGGTAAGGACAAAGCCCAAGAGCTTGAGATGAAGATGCGTAAAAATCTCGAGCAAGAAGCTCGTCGTCAAAAAGAGCAGGCGCGAAATCTCGAGCAGAGCCTCGAGAATAAAAATAAAGAGCTGGAGCGCGAAAATAAACGTCGGCAAGAAGACTATGAGCGTAAGATGTTAGAGATTAAGGAAAAGTCGGAGCGGCTTAAAACTCAGGAGACTCGCCTCGACAGCCTTAAAGAAGAGACTCAGCAGAAGCTCACTCAACTGACCCAAAAGCTTGAGTCGGTCGCAACAATTTCGAAAGACGCTGCCAAAGAAGAGCTGCGCAGTTCGCTCAAGCAAGAGGTCGAAGCCGAAGCCGCTAAGATGGTGATGACTGTCGAAGAAGATGCCAAACAACAGGCCGAAGCTAAAGCCAAGCGGATTATTGGTATGGCCATCTCTCGTTTTGCCGGTGAATTTGCAGCGGAACGTACGATCAGTATCATTCCTCTTCCGGATCAAGAGCTCAAAGGTAAGATCATCGGAAAAGAAGGCCGTAACATTCGTGCGATTGAATCTCTCTGCGGGGTGGATTTGATTTTAGATGAGAACCCGGAAGCGGTTGTGATTTCGGGATTTGATCCCGTTCGTCGTGAAGTGGCTCGTCGCTCCATGGAGACTTTGATTACGGATGGTCGAATTCATCCCGGAAGAATCGAAGAAGTGGTCGATAAAACCAAAAAGGAACTTTTCAAATCCATTAAGATGGACGGCGAAAAAGCTTGCTTAGATCTTGGCCTTAACGGCATCAATATGGAAATTCATAAAACATTGGGAAGTTTAAAATACAGAACGTCTTACACGCAGAATAACTACGGCCACTCGATCGAAGTGGGAATGCTCGCAGGCCTTATGGCCGCTGAGATGGGTGCTGATGTAAAGATGGCTCGTCGTGCGGGTTTATTTCATGATTTAGGTAAAGCCATGGATCACAGTATTGAAGGTTCTCATGCGGTGATTGGTGCAGACTTTGCCAAACGTTACGGTGAGCCCGAAGTGGTTTGCCACGCCATCCGCGCGCATCACGAAGACGAAAAGCCACGAACTCTTTTGGCGTATTTAGTTCAAGCCGCAGATGCTTTAAGTAGTGCTCGTCCTGGGGCTCGCAAATCCATGGCCGAAAATTACATCCAACGTCTCGAGGATCTTGAGTCCATCGCCAATAGCTTTGAAGGCGTCGAGCGCACCTTTGCGATTCAAGCCGGTCGTGAGATTCGGGTGATCGTGGACAGTAGTCGTGTGACCGACGAGCAATCGCTGATGCTCAGTCGGGATATTGCCCGCAAGGTGGAGCGCGAAATGAAGTACCCAGGACAAATTAAAATCTCTGTGGTGCGCGAAACGAGAGCTGTAGAACACGCTCGATAATTGAGAGGTCTTTGTGAAAGTAAAATTTTTGCCTCTCAACGTGGAGCACGAGATTGAGTTTAACGAGACCGTGCTTCATCTGGCTCAACGACATGACATCCATATTCAGTCGGTGTGCAAGGGTCTTCCTTCCTGCGCGGAATGTCGGGTGCAGATCAAAGAAGGGGAGCATCACGTGCTCCCGCCTTCGAGCAAAGAAGTGAGTTTGATCGGAACCGCTCATTACATTGATCGCAGTCGCTTATCGTGCCAGTTGCGGTGCTTTGGAGATCTCACCGTTGATGTTTCCGAACAGCTCGAAAAAGAAAAGCGGGCATCGAAACGACCTCAAGGCCGCGCCTCCCGCGCGGATGGAGAAGAGTCGTTTGCGGTGAAGGGGAATATCATCGAGGAGTACGTTCCCGATCCTAATGACTCCATTGAAGTGCAACAGGCCAAACAAAAAGAGTACAATCAAAAAAATCAGCCGCAGAAACAGCAAAATTCGAATCAAAACCGTCAGCAGCAGCAGGCGAGAGGCCAAAATAACCCACAGAATAAGGGACAAAACCGTGATTCTCATCGGGATAGAAATAAGCGCCACGGACAGCAAAATCAGGGCAAGAACGAAAATAACCGCAATAGGAACTCCCAGCAGAACCAAAAAAATTCTCAGAATTCCAAAGGTTTACAAGGCGGTCCTCGCCCGCCATCTCCATCGCAAAAACCCAATGAAAATAAAGGCAACTCGTAGTATACTGGTGTTATGATTCAAGTGACTGATACTGCGGCTCAACAGATCTCCAAACTCAAACAGGAAGACAGCAAACTTCCTCCCGAATCTTTTTTACGGGTGAAAGTGGTGACCGGTGGTTGCTCGGGCATGTCTTATAAGCTCGATTTCGAGACTCAACAGCAGCCCGATGATAAAGTGGTTGAGCACAATGGTGTGAAGCTTGTCATCGATAAAAAAAGCTTCCTTTATTTAGTGGGTATGAATTTGGATTATCAAGGTGGCCTCAACGGCCAAGGATTTGTTTTTAACAATCCTAATGCCACTCGCACTTGCGGGTGTGGCAGCTCTTTCGGCGTTTAATTCGTGCAGCTATTGGTGGGCCGGCGCGGAAGTGCATTCGCCGCGGCACGAACCATTGTCGTGTTTTGATTCGCGCAACGTTCGCAACTTTGTTCTTTATCGATAAATGGCATGCTCGAAGCGAGTTCGGGAGTGCAATGAAGTTGGCACCCAAAAACAGCATCAGCGATATTACTTCTTCCGTTAGCCACGTCCTCGTTGTGAGGAATTCCTAAATTGTGAAGAGCTTCGTGAAAGATCAGTGACGCTGACTCAGTGATCTGTTGAGCCTCACTCAGTTCGGCACGAGCACTGGGAGTTCCTGCCGCAAAGGAAATAGGAGCGCTAGGTACTGGCATGGTGTAGGCCATGATTTTTTGATCTGCTGCCACTCTTGCGTCCGCAGGTATCGGTTGGGAGCACTTGATTAAATTCTTTTGTGTCGAAATATTCTGCAACAGAGTTTGTCCCAGTTGAGGATTCAGGCGGCTCAAGCAAGGAAGAAGGTCATTGGCCACCTTGCGAGTGGCGTGAGAAATAATCACGCGATCGGCAGGATTGCAACTTCGAGAATCAATTCTAAAACCTGCGGGCTCAACCTCTTGAAGAGTCGAAGGGGTTGGAGTGGTGGTGCCTCCAGGTGTAGAGTTGACCGCATCCGAGGCTTGAATCACGGTGTGAATGGGCTCAATTTTTTTATCCTTAAAGAGCCAAAGTCCTTTTTTTAAGGTGTAGTTTTCGGTGATACGATTTTTCGCATCCAAGATGACGATGGTTTTAGAGGTCTCTTCAACCGTTTCGATTTTTAAACCGCGAGCCATAGGAACTTGGTTTACGGTGGCGACTTTCTTGTCATTGACGAATACGGTTTGGGTAAAGCGGTCTTTTCCTGTGTGTTTTGTAATTTCCTTGTAGTTAGGTTGGCGGGTGGGAGTGTAGACGGTTTCGATCAGTCGGCCTTTTTGGAAAGTTCGATGAAGATCTACCACTCCATCACCGTCAATATCGATCGCCGGAACATTCGAATTCATATAGTCAAAAAACGGTGAGTTTTGACCAGCCACCGCCATGTCGACGACAAATAAAACCGAAAGAAAAATGCACTTATTCATTGAACCCCACAGTCCAAATATTCTCATACTCTGGGCGTCTTGAGAATCGAAACTCAAGTTCCTCTTCAAATTCTGAACCGATCGCTCTATCGGAGCGTATATATTCGAGACGATGGAAATCTCTCCATCCGATTGTCTCAATTTGAGAATTTATATCTCCGGTGAAAAACTTAAAGCCCGACCTACGGCCATACAATTCATCATTAAATGAGCCGATAGATCAATGTGCTTAAACTGTTGTTTTTTATAAATCTATTTTTGTTTCCGCCGGCATTTTCGGAAGAGGTGAGTGTGGAATCTGGCGAAGAGTCGCGAGTCGCGCCCACGCTGGATCGACAGTCATTGGTACATGATAGTGCTCAATGTAGAAACGCTCCGGCCACCGCGACAGACGGAGATCTTCAATCCATCGTCGCCTCCGATCTGCAACGGAATATTTTAGCGAGGAGTTATGCGCATATCTTGGAGAGTGCCTATATTCTCAAGTCCCACGGAATTCTTCGACACCAAGATTTGACAAGCTCTCACTCCGCGCTTCAGTCGGTGAAGTCGTCATGTACCAAGTATCCCTTCCAAGCCGAAGTGACCCAGAAAGCTTTGCCGCTGCTCGATGCGCAAACCTCAGTGCCAGTGGCCACAGAGGCCGTTCAGGTGCAGAAACGATATTTAGTGGCCGCGGTCGAGGCTCAGCGCTTGAAGAACATGATCAAAGATAATTATTTTCATGGTCAAGAGCGTGCGAGGATGATGGAGCGTTTAGGTAAAATCATGCAACATTATCCCATGGCGATGGGGGGCTATGCCAATGCGCAAGCGCTCGCCGCTCAAATGGGGACTGGAACAAATTTGCTCAGGGAGCGCGCCACTCATCCAGAGATCGAGAAGTTTTTATTTCCCAATTCTCAAGGTCAGTTTGAAACGGTAAGTCCAACTGCGAATGCCGGAAGCTCCGGCGCCCAACTGCTCAATCGCCTCCTTGGTAGCGAACGTCTCCCTGAGCCAGTACTTCGTGATTTGGGTTCGTCGATGATTCAAGCGTTTCGTCCCGTTCTCACGGCGATGAGTGGACTTTGCCAGTCGAGCCCTTGCCAAACTATAGCCATCAGTCCGACTCCTATTGCGGAAAGTTTAAATCGAATGCCCGCGGCGACAAGACAAACTCATCTCAATGCCGTTTGCCAATGTAAACTCGGAAAAAACCAGTCGATGCTTCCGGATGGAATCACCGAGGCTGCGGGAGTCGGGGCTCTAGGAACCGCCGGTTTATGTTTGTTTTCGGGCGTCGGATGTGGACCAGCCATTGTTTTGGGACTGGTCGCGACATCTTACGCCAACGTGAATGTGTATTCCTCTTTAAATAACATATTAGAGAATCAACGAAGCTCCAACATCGCACGAGACCTTCCCGGTGTAGCTGCCGGAGATGTGGAACAGCTGAGATCTTATCGCGAAGGCATTTATCGCGATCTCGGAATTTCCGCGGCGGTGGGTGTTGCGGGATACGGCGTGCTACGGGGAGCGAATAGTCTCGTGCAAAATCATGGGTCTACGGTGATGAATGCGATTCGGCGTACGACGGGACGACCTTTGCCCGTGCCCGCAGGCCACACCGTTCTTTCTCGACTGGAGGGAGGCACAATCACGCGAAGTGTAGATGCTGACGGTCGACCTGTATACAGCATGGTGACCCCTCAGGGGATCGAAAGGCTTCGAATGGATCAGTCTGGTTTAGCGATTAGTGCTGGTAACGATCAAATTCGCAGAGTGGCTCAGCAGGAGATTGCATCGGGGAATAAGTCGGTTCTGTTTATTGATGTGAATAATTTAGGGAAGGTCAATTATTTTGGTGCAGGCTCACAGGCGGGAGATGCTTACCTCGCGAACGTTGCGAGAACAGTGAATGACGTCGCCGGCGGAAATGCGACAGTTTATCGGTGGGGTGGGGACGAATTTGTCGTAGTTCTCAACACGCAGAATCCGGCGGAGGTTCGTCGTATTTCCCAAGCCATATCCGATAGAGTGTATAATCATCCTGAGACGCGAGAAATTTTTAGAACCGAAAAAGTGGCGGCGGCTCAACGCTATCGCGACATTTCAAGCGCGACGGCTTTTGAACAACTTCCCCAAAACTTCCGCAGCCAACTCTCTATGGAAGAGCAGAGTTTTGCTCAAAGAAATTTTGACCGCTTTCGTGGAATTGTTTTAGAGCGTGAAGGGGAAGCGATTCGTGCAAGTGCCGCTTTGCAGCCCTCAGTTTCGGTCGGGTCCGCCATTCCTGGTGGAAATTTGCAAACTGCCCAGCAGGTCATCGCGGCGGCCGATCAGCAGGCCGGGCGAGTGAAAGTGACTTATAAAAACTTGTTAGGTGAAGACACTTCGAAATATACTCGTCCATCGTACTTGCCCGCCGATGAAACTCGGAGACGTCCACGCTTTTTACGAACTCGACCCGAAGCTTTAGATCCCGCTCAATAGCTAAAAAAATGAGTTATACATACGTGAAAAAAATCCCCTTTTTTGTCTCCCCCCGGATACACTCCAGAGAATTAGCGAAAAGACTTACGAAATAAACGTCTAATTTAAAAAACCGGGAATTTTGTAATAAGGACAGCTGGTCCTTATTACTTTTTGAAGAAAGTTACGACTTACTTTTTATCAGTGGTTTCAGTGGCTTGAGGAGTCTCAGCAGCAGGGTCTACGTAAGCAGGAACATGGGCAAATCCAAAGAAGCGTTCGCCGTCGTAGGTCGGTCCCCAGGCTGTCTGTAAGTTCCAAACGTAAGCAAGATAGAGCACTCCTGTGGAGAGTCGATCGATCAGTAGGATCTTGTTCTTTTCGGCAGCAATGGCGACCGAACGACGTCCGATCTGTTTATCCATTTCTAAAACTTTTGAAATGTGTTTCTGAGAGTCTCGCGCCAGTTCGATCGCGAGTTGGAAAGGCGTTTTTCCTTTGGCGTCTTTTTGAAACTGCGGCCATTTTTGAATTGCCGCTTGATAAACTTCGTTGGTGATCGTGGGATAAAGTTCGTCGACCATGGACTCTTCGAACCAGTGATGAATTCCTTTTTGTCCCGTCGAGCGCCCGTCGTAGTTTTCGGTGACATGAAGGGGCTGAGACAAATCGGCAAAGTAATGACCCATCAGTCCCGCAGTCACGATCCAATCCAGTTGCAGGGCTTGGCGCTCCTCGCGCTTTAGCTTTTTATTGCCCAGTTTTTTGGAAATGTCCTCGAGCTTTTGATGGAATTCTTGAATTCTCCAGAAGGCCCGACCGTCGTTGTTTTTAATCGGAAACTTTTCAAAGAAAGCCTTACGGTCAGGATTCCAGCCGTTTTCGATATTGCGGGATTTGAATTCTTTATCGAACGCTTCGAAATCGATAAAATGCTGAGTCCATTCTTTCTTATAAACTTCGTCGGTGGATTTCCAAACGATATCAGGGGCGTTATTGTAGTAGCCCATGTCGAAGGAGTGATAGATTAAAAATCTCCCGTTAATGGTTTGTTTGGCAAGGAGCTGGGCCGCCAGACTTCCTACCGTTTCGTGACCTCGTTTGCCCCAAGCGAAACAGGCTGTCGAGAAGAGGAGCGAAGTCAAAACAATCCAATATTTCATATCTTTCTCCTATAACAGAGTGGGGTTCTTGCTTAAATCGCGTGTGATGTTTTTCTGGTGAGCTTCGAGAGTGCCTCCACCGATTTCTAAAAGTTTTGCATCTCTCCAGAGGCGTTCCACGACGTATTCGCCCACGTATCCATATCCACCTAAAACTTGAATCGCGCGATCGGCGATATTTTTTGCGGCCGTGGTGGCGAACAATTTGCACCCGTCGGAGTCTAAGCGGCTTCCAGAGCCTTTCAGTTCCATACGTCGGGCCGTATTGTAAACGTAGGTGCGCGCCGCTTGGTATTCCGCGTAGCTTTCGGAAATGTATTTTTGAATTTGCCCAAAGGAATGAAGTGACTTCCCAAAGGCTTGTCTTTCATTGGCGTAGCGACTCATAACATCCACCGAACGACGTGCGATTCCTAAACTCATCGCCGCCAGAGTGACACGTTCAATTTCGAGATTCTTCATCATGTGAGTGGACGAATCTCCGAGCGCGCCAACGAGACGATCGGCACTGATCGAGCAATTATCAAAAACGAGCTCTGCGGTGTTAGACCCCCGCATACCAAGCTTGTCCTTAATTTTTTGGCCCACGGAAAAACCTTTGTCGTTTTTTTCGATAATGAACGTCGAAATTTGTTTTTTGCCTTTGTCATTGCTTCCCGAGCAAGCGTAGAGCCAGACCATGTCGCAAGGAGTTCCGACATCATCAATGCAGCCATTGGTAATCCACATTTTGCGACCATTCACTTTGTAGTGTTCGCCGGTCTTTACCGCTGTTGTTTCCATGCCTAAAACATCGGTCCCGTAGTTAGGCTCGGACATGGCCATAGAGCCGACCAGCTCACCGCTACACAAGCCAGGAAGATATTTTTCTTTTTGTTCCTGGCTGCCGTTCACTGCGAGATTATTGACGCAAAGAATAGCGTGCGCCAAATAGGCCAAACAAAATCCAGGATCAGAATAGGACAGTTCCTCGTGCGCGATGACGGCAGCCACGGCGTCCATTTCTGATCCGCCATATTGTGCGGGAACACAAAGTCCTAAAAGACCGATTTCGCCAAGTTGGCGAAACAAAGGTAAATTAAAATTTTCTTTACGATCGTGTTCCAGAGCCTGAGGCTCCACAGAATCTTTAGTAAAGGCCCTTACGGTTTCCCGCAAAAGTTTGTGTTCTTCCGTTGGATTAAATAAATCAAATTCGTTCCAGTTCATGGGGTACCCCGTTAGAGAGATTAATGACAAAAATCTAACTTGGGAAAGACCTGATTTCAAGGTCCTAATTTTCGAGATATTTATACCAGTGCTCAATGGACTGGATGAGGTATTTCGCGGTCAATTCGTCTCTTTGGGCCGGGGTGAGCTGAGGTGTGTTTCCAAACTTACGAATGTGGTAAAAACACAACGCAGCGGCCACCGAAATATTGAAACTCTGAACGAACCCCTGCATCGGGATAAAGACCCGAGTGTCAGCCAGCTCTAGAAGTTCGGGGGAGGCCCCATCCTTCTCGTTGCCAAATGCAATGGCAAAAGGCACAGAAAAATCCACATTATCGATGGACGTGGCCTGGTCATCGAGATGCGTGACATAAATTTTTTGGC
Proteins encoded in this window:
- a CDS encoding (2Fe-2S)-binding protein — encoded protein: MKVKFLPLNVEHEIEFNETVLHLAQRHDIHIQSVCKGLPSCAECRVQIKEGEHHVLPPSSKEVSLIGTAHYIDRSRLSCQLRCFGDLTVDVSEQLEKEKRASKRPQGRASRADGEESFAVKGNIIEEYVPDPNDSIEVQQAKQKEYNQKNQPQKQQNSNQNRQQQQARGQNNPQNKGQNRDSHRDRNKRHGQQNQGKNENNRNRNSQQNQKNSQNSKGLQGGPRPPSPSQKPNENKGNS
- the erpA gene encoding iron-sulfur cluster insertion protein ErpA, producing MIQVTDTAAQQISKLKQEDSKLPPESFLRVKVVTGGCSGMSYKLDFETQQQPDDKVVEHNGVKLVIDKKSFLYLVGMNLDYQGGLNGQGFVFNNPNATRTCGCGSSFGV
- a CDS encoding 5-formyltetrahydrofolate cyclo-ligase is translated as MKSKQELRKFYKNKMAEAASHEDPAMLSRLNSNLAQFLKNKRGNWAAFKPLVGEPDVHHAIEQSRSCQWVFPRVSGETIKFCRPTHANGFVKGFFGVQEPDESSSEVPLEDIAGVLVPGLAFDTEGARLGRGKAFYDKTLMNYRGERVGIAFSFQVEEDGLPLEPWDIKMSALVTENQVYEIERQLQEY
- the rny gene encoding ribonuclease Y; protein product: MEIIFLVVGFVVGAGLFAAYRFMVDNKKKKGAQMEANRILNKARSELARLEKEGKDKAQELEMKMRKNLEQEARRQKEQARNLEQSLENKNKELERENKRRQEDYERKMLEIKEKSERLKTQETRLDSLKEETQQKLTQLTQKLESVATISKDAAKEELRSSLKQEVEAEAAKMVMTVEEDAKQQAEAKAKRIIGMAISRFAGEFAAERTISIIPLPDQELKGKIIGKEGRNIRAIESLCGVDLILDENPEAVVISGFDPVRREVARRSMETLITDGRIHPGRIEEVVDKTKKELFKSIKMDGEKACLDLGLNGINMEIHKTLGSLKYRTSYTQNNYGHSIEVGMLAGLMAAEMGADVKMARRAGLFHDLGKAMDHSIEGSHAVIGADFAKRYGEPEVVCHAIRAHHEDEKPRTLLAYLVQAADALSSARPGARKSMAENYIQRLEDLESIANSFEGVERTFAIQAGREIRVIVDSSRVTDEQSLMLSRDIARKVEREMKYPGQIKISVVRETRAVEHAR
- a CDS encoding cell division protein ZapA, translated to MNSTSLTSHDISIAGVSLRLKTSHDEQILSEILELVNKRIDQEVANLSPQKALVLACLRLAEDLYVFRQNTSQELNHIENLANRILSDLQISHL
- a CDS encoding acyl-CoA dehydrogenase family protein — encoded protein: MNWNEFDLFNPTEEHKLLRETVRAFTKDSVEPQALEHDRKENFNLPLFRQLGEIGLLGLCVPAQYGGSEMDAVAAVIAHEELSYSDPGFCLAYLAHAILCVNNLAVNGSQEQKEKYLPGLCSGELVGSMAMSEPNYGTDVLGMETTAVKTGEHYKVNGRKMWITNGCIDDVGTPCDMVWLYACSGSNDKGKKQISTFIIEKNDKGFSVGQKIKDKLGMRGSNTAELVFDNCSISADRLVGALGDSSTHMMKNLEIERVTLAAMSLGIARRSVDVMSRYANERQAFGKSLHSFGQIQKYISESYAEYQAARTYVYNTARRMELKGSGSRLDSDGCKLFATTAAKNIADRAIQVLGGYGYVGEYVVERLWRDAKLLEIGGGTLEAHQKNITRDLSKNPTLL
- a CDS encoding diguanylate cyclase; the encoded protein is MLKLLFFINLFLFPPAFSEEVSVESGEESRVAPTLDRQSLVHDSAQCRNAPATATDGDLQSIVASDLQRNILARSYAHILESAYILKSHGILRHQDLTSSHSALQSVKSSCTKYPFQAEVTQKALPLLDAQTSVPVATEAVQVQKRYLVAAVEAQRLKNMIKDNYFHGQERARMMERLGKIMQHYPMAMGGYANAQALAAQMGTGTNLLRERATHPEIEKFLFPNSQGQFETVSPTANAGSSGAQLLNRLLGSERLPEPVLRDLGSSMIQAFRPVLTAMSGLCQSSPCQTIAISPTPIAESLNRMPAATRQTHLNAVCQCKLGKNQSMLPDGITEAAGVGALGTAGLCLFSGVGCGPAIVLGLVATSYANVNVYSSLNNILENQRSSNIARDLPGVAAGDVEQLRSYREGIYRDLGISAAVGVAGYGVLRGANSLVQNHGSTVMNAIRRTTGRPLPVPAGHTVLSRLEGGTITRSVDADGRPVYSMVTPQGIERLRMDQSGLAISAGNDQIRRVAQQEIASGNKSVLFIDVNNLGKVNYFGAGSQAGDAYLANVARTVNDVAGGNATVYRWGGDEFVVVLNTQNPAEVRRISQAISDRVYNHPETREIFRTEKVAAAQRYRDISSATAFEQLPQNFRSQLSMEEQSFAQRNFDRFRGIVLEREGEAIRASAALQPSVSVGSAIPGGNLQTAQQVIAAADQQAGRVKVTYKNLLGEDTSKYTRPSYLPADETRRRPRFLRTRPEALDPAQ